The Devosia sp. SD17-2 genome includes a region encoding these proteins:
- a CDS encoding dihydrodipicolinate synthase family protein produces MSKHSFRGIIPPIVTPINPDGTVNHADLTALVEHLISQGVHGIFALGSSGQVAYLSDEDRLAVIKTIATVTAGRVPVIAGAMDLSVHTVIRSAKAFIEAGADAIVITPPLYTINDEAEVADHFRAVAKAISVPLFAYDIPVRAHKKLSASLLVQLGKEGVIVGVKDSSGDDVGFRRLIAMNKAAGSPLTLLTGHEVVVDAMGLAGADGAVPGLANVDAASYVRLWNAIEARDFETAVKEQEFINALFEIVFVPKGHSGDVTGIGAFKVAMAARGLLSSATNTAPLKDLDAPTVSAIEKIVRDLGLIA; encoded by the coding sequence ATGTCCAAGCATAGTTTCCGCGGCATCATTCCCCCCATCGTTACCCCCATCAATCCCGATGGTACGGTGAACCATGCCGATCTCACCGCCCTTGTCGAACACCTCATCTCCCAGGGCGTTCACGGCATTTTCGCCCTCGGCTCCAGCGGTCAGGTCGCCTACCTCTCCGACGAAGATCGCCTCGCCGTCATCAAGACCATCGCGACGGTTACGGCCGGCCGCGTGCCTGTCATTGCTGGCGCCATGGACCTTTCGGTCCACACTGTCATCCGTTCGGCAAAGGCCTTCATCGAAGCCGGTGCAGACGCCATCGTCATCACCCCGCCGCTCTACACCATCAATGACGAAGCAGAAGTCGCCGACCACTTCCGCGCCGTCGCCAAGGCCATCAGCGTTCCGCTCTTTGCCTATGACATCCCGGTCCGCGCCCACAAGAAGCTCTCGGCCAGCCTGCTGGTCCAGCTGGGCAAGGAAGGCGTCATTGTCGGCGTCAAGGATTCCTCGGGCGACGACGTCGGCTTCCGCCGCCTCATTGCCATGAACAAGGCCGCCGGCAGCCCGCTGACCCTGCTCACCGGCCACGAAGTCGTGGTCGACGCCATGGGTCTTGCCGGTGCCGATGGCGCCGTGCCCGGTCTCGCCAATGTCGATGCGGCCTCCTATGTCCGCCTCTGGAATGCCATCGAAGCGCGCGATTTCGAAACTGCCGTCAAGGAACAGGAATTCATCAATGCCCTGTTCGAGATCGTCTTCGTCCCCAAGGGGCATTCGGGCGACGTAACCGGCATCGGCGCCTTCAAGGTCGCAATGGCAGCCCGTGGCCTCCTGAGCTCGGCCACCAACACCGCCCCGCTCAAGGATCTCGATGCGCCTACCGTTTCGGCGATCGAAAAGATCGTGCGCGATCTGGGCCTCATCGCCTAA
- a CDS encoding ATP-binding cassette domain-containing protein, with translation MNAITSKSADSALIELRDVCVDFRIRSSLFKPVALRALDHVSLAVHRGRTLGVVGESGSGKSTAAKVLIGLLKPSAGRIFFGGEEVKNFDAATRKRIGRVVSVVFQDPATALNARMLVRDALTDPLNVHGIGDAQSRRARVSELVNLVGLPQSVLDAIPAQLSGGQKQRVAIARALTLEPQVIVADEPTSALDVSVRAQILNLLQDLKRELDLGMVFISHDIQTVRHISDDIAVMNRGKVIEFGPGAQVLGSPSQDYTRTLLAAAPSLLHAKSA, from the coding sequence ATGAACGCGATCACCAGCAAGTCTGCCGATAGTGCCCTGATCGAACTGCGCGACGTCTGCGTCGACTTCCGCATCCGCTCCTCGCTGTTCAAGCCGGTCGCCCTGCGCGCCCTCGATCATGTCTCGCTCGCCGTCCACCGCGGACGCACGCTCGGCGTGGTGGGTGAGTCCGGTTCGGGCAAGTCGACCGCCGCAAAAGTGCTGATCGGGCTGCTCAAGCCCAGCGCCGGCCGGATCTTCTTCGGCGGCGAAGAGGTGAAAAACTTCGACGCCGCCACCCGAAAGCGCATTGGCCGCGTCGTTTCCGTCGTCTTCCAGGACCCGGCAACCGCCCTCAATGCCCGCATGCTGGTGCGCGATGCGCTGACCGACCCTCTCAATGTCCACGGCATCGGCGATGCCCAGAGCCGTAGGGCTCGCGTCTCCGAGCTGGTCAACCTGGTCGGCCTGCCGCAGTCCGTGCTCGACGCCATTCCCGCCCAATTGTCCGGCGGCCAGAAGCAGCGCGTCGCCATTGCCCGCGCCTTGACGCTAGAGCCGCAGGTCATCGTCGCTGACGAGCCGACCTCCGCGCTCGACGTCTCGGTCCGCGCCCAGATCCTCAATCTCCTGCAGGATCTCAAACGCGAGCTCGATCTCGGCATGGTCTTTATCTCCCACGACATCCAGACCGTGCGGCACATCTCGGACGATATCGCCGTGATGAACCGCGGCAAGGTCATTGAGTTCGGCCCCGGCGCGCAGGTGCTGGGCTCGCCCTCGCAGGACTACACAAGAACCCTTCTGGCGGCGGCGCCCAGCCTGCTGCATGCCAAGAGCGCCTGA
- a CDS encoding dipeptide/oligopeptide/nickel ABC transporter permease/ATP-binding protein, which translates to MIRTETTKKLSVPGLALSGLRQLSLTSRFALGVLVLVCLGAIFAPLIAPYDPLATGLTRGPAGPDAAHWFGTDRQGRDIFSRLVYGARYSLIIGLAATAVALVAAAILGAIAATSGKWVSEVLMRVLDMVMSFPGIALAVVFVTVFGQTMPVLVLTIAFLYVPQLTRVIRANIIGQYGEDYVAAIRVMGASTPHILIKHVARNCIAPVLVFATILVADAIVFEASLSFIQAGVPDPEPSWGNVMASGRQLVMSGAWWSTLFAGALITVTVLALNVLAEGMTDAMAAPRARAQVNAAEVEAAIEQLEAPKAEETADAAGSALLEERLAELRRVELARTDRLTMDETVAPILEVRNLSIGFPRHGNVDVVDNISFSVRPGETVALVGESGCGKSITSLAIMGQLDPKARIRGEILFEGKNLLTMSEKERNALRGKGIAMIYQDALSSLNPAMLIRSQMAQLTSRGGTRSAEDLLTMVGLDPTRTLNSYPHELSGGQRQRVLIAMALTRNPKLVIADEPTTALDVTVQKQVVDLLNRLREELGFAMLFVSHDLALVAEISHRISVMYAGQMVEQGKTREILTQPVHEYTRGLLGAVLSIEASASRLHQVRGTVPSPREFPKGDRFAPRSSNPARNAGVTPVFRQIPGTEHFYAAHPDDEIVQPIEAHA; encoded by the coding sequence GTGATCAGAACCGAAACCACTAAAAAGCTTTCCGTTCCTGGCCTTGCGCTTTCCGGGCTGCGCCAGCTGTCGCTGACCTCCCGCTTTGCCCTAGGCGTGCTGGTGCTGGTCTGCCTTGGCGCGATCTTTGCGCCGCTGATTGCGCCCTACGATCCGCTGGCCACCGGCCTCACCCGTGGTCCCGCCGGTCCTGACGCCGCGCATTGGTTCGGCACTGACCGTCAGGGCCGGGATATCTTTTCCCGTCTCGTCTATGGCGCCCGCTATTCGCTCATCATCGGTCTGGCGGCGACGGCAGTAGCTCTCGTGGCCGCCGCCATTCTCGGCGCCATTGCGGCCACCTCGGGCAAATGGGTCTCCGAAGTGCTGATGCGCGTGCTGGACATGGTCATGTCCTTCCCCGGCATTGCACTCGCTGTGGTGTTCGTCACCGTCTTCGGCCAGACCATGCCGGTGCTGGTGCTGACCATCGCCTTCCTCTACGTGCCCCAGCTCACCCGCGTCATCCGCGCCAATATCATCGGCCAGTATGGCGAAGACTATGTCGCCGCGATCCGCGTGATGGGCGCTTCGACACCGCATATCCTGATCAAGCATGTGGCCCGCAACTGCATTGCGCCCGTGCTGGTCTTCGCCACCATCCTTGTGGCCGATGCCATCGTCTTTGAGGCTTCGCTCTCCTTCATCCAGGCTGGCGTCCCCGACCCCGAACCCTCCTGGGGCAATGTCATGGCATCCGGTCGTCAGCTGGTGATGTCCGGCGCCTGGTGGTCGACGCTCTTTGCCGGTGCGCTGATCACCGTCACCGTGCTGGCGCTTAACGTCCTCGCCGAGGGGATGACCGACGCCATGGCCGCTCCGCGCGCCCGTGCCCAGGTCAATGCGGCCGAGGTCGAAGCCGCCATCGAACAGCTCGAAGCCCCCAAGGCCGAGGAAACTGCTGATGCCGCCGGCTCCGCGCTCCTCGAAGAACGCCTCGCCGAACTCCGCCGGGTCGAACTGGCCCGCACCGACCGCCTCACAATGGACGAGACCGTCGCGCCCATCCTCGAAGTGCGCAATCTCTCCATCGGCTTCCCGCGCCACGGCAATGTCGATGTCGTGGACAATATCTCCTTCTCCGTCCGCCCCGGTGAGACCGTGGCGCTGGTCGGGGAGTCTGGTTGCGGCAAGTCCATTACCTCGCTCGCCATCATGGGTCAGCTCGATCCCAAGGCGCGCATTCGCGGCGAGATCCTCTTTGAGGGCAAGAACCTCCTCACCATGAGTGAGAAGGAACGCAATGCCCTACGCGGCAAGGGCATCGCCATGATCTATCAGGATGCGCTGTCCTCGCTGAACCCGGCCATGCTGATCCGCTCGCAAATGGCCCAGCTCACCTCGCGCGGCGGCACTCGCTCCGCCGAGGACCTGCTGACCATGGTTGGCCTCGACCCCACCCGCACGCTCAATTCCTATCCGCACGAGCTTTCGGGTGGCCAGCGCCAGCGCGTCCTCATCGCCATGGCCCTGACGCGCAACCCCAAGCTGGTGATCGCCGATGAGCCCACCACGGCCCTCGACGTGACCGTGCAAAAGCAGGTGGTCGACCTCCTCAATCGCCTGCGCGAGGAACTGGGCTTTGCCATGCTCTTCGTCTCGCACGATCTGGCGCTGGTGGCCGAAATCTCGCACCGCATTTCGGTCATGTATGCCGGCCAGATGGTCGAGCAGGGCAAGACCCGCGAAATCCTCACCCAGCCGGTCCACGAATATACCCGTGGCCTGCTCGGCGCCGTGCTCAGCATTGAGGCCAGCGCCAGCCGGCTGCATCAGGTGCGCGGCACCGTGCCCTCGCCGCGGGAATTCCCCAAGGGCGACCGCTTCGCCCCGCGCTCGTCCAATCCCGCGCGCAATGCCGGCGTCACCCCCGTCTTCCGCCAGATCCCGGGCACCGAGCATTTCTACGCCGCTCACCCCGATGACGAGATTGTCCAGCCGATCGAGGCCCACGCATGA
- a CDS encoding ABC transporter permease, with the protein MLNVLNLIGRRLVQLPIMILGITFLVFFVMSFSSVDPAITALGEGASLEARAQYRELHGLNEPLLTRYVSFVGGLLQFDMGTYSARQLPVIDEVMRAFPITLQLTFLGLIIAVVFSLLLGVIAAIYRDRWPDQVIRIFSIASLSTPSFWLAVLLIQLLGQKVGIFSLLPTAGRLPGMFGNFGGWFMRMFLPAVALAVPVIGQLSRVVRTAVVEELDKDYVRTALGAGIPRHVVVGRNVLRNALITPITVLGLRIGYLMGGAVIIEIIFNINGMGILIMNGVTNNEPNLVQGVTLTVAIAFIVINVIVDLLYVLVNPRIRDI; encoded by the coding sequence ATGCTAAATGTGCTCAACCTGATCGGGCGCCGTCTGGTGCAATTGCCGATCATGATCCTCGGGATCACCTTCCTCGTCTTCTTTGTCATGTCCTTTTCGAGCGTCGATCCTGCGATCACGGCGCTGGGCGAGGGCGCCTCGCTCGAGGCGCGGGCGCAATATCGCGAACTGCACGGCCTCAACGAGCCGCTCCTGACGCGCTATGTCTCCTTTGTCGGCGGCCTGCTCCAGTTCGACATGGGCACATATTCGGCCCGCCAGCTCCCCGTCATCGACGAGGTAATGCGCGCTTTCCCCATCACGCTGCAGCTGACTTTCCTCGGCCTCATCATCGCCGTCGTCTTCTCGCTGCTGCTCGGCGTTATCGCCGCTATCTATCGCGATCGCTGGCCCGACCAGGTCATCCGCATCTTCTCCATTGCCTCGCTGTCGACGCCATCCTTCTGGCTGGCTGTGCTGCTGATCCAGTTGCTCGGTCAGAAAGTGGGCATTTTTTCGCTGCTGCCGACCGCCGGACGCCTGCCGGGCATGTTCGGCAATTTCGGTGGCTGGTTCATGCGCATGTTCCTGCCGGCCGTGGCGCTTGCCGTGCCGGTGATCGGCCAGCTCTCCCGCGTGGTACGAACCGCCGTGGTTGAAGAGCTGGACAAGGACTATGTCCGCACCGCGCTCGGCGCCGGCATCCCGCGCCATGTCGTGGTGGGCCGAAATGTGCTGCGCAATGCGCTCATCACCCCGATCACCGTTCTGGGCCTGCGCATCGGCTATCTCATGGGCGGTGCGGTCATCATCGAGATCATCTTCAACATCAACGGGATGGGGATCTTGATCATGAATGGCGTCACCAACAACGAGCCGAACCTGGTTCAGGGCGTGACCCTCACCGTGGCGATCGCCTTTATCGTCATCAACGTCATCGTCGACCTGCTCTACGTGCTGGTCAATCCGCGCATCCGGGATATTTGA
- a CDS encoding ABC transporter substrate-binding protein: MRIVKFGVSRRALFMAAGAFASMSLLGMSAAKAQVATDNIDLDATIQAGIAYGLSGTFDPLSASGAVTVAANWHTMEGLVDLDPVTREPYAALAAEMPTSADGIEYIVKLRDGAVFHDGTPVTAEDVVYSAERVLDPASNSLFRSFVSFIDKVEVVDETTVKFTNKFPFSLFNERIGSIKIVPKALVEADPEAFGKLPTGTGPYKLISAVPEAEIVFERNEDYTGNRPALAADMVWNLIADPTARVNALNSGTVMAIEDVPYIDVDAVAAVAELEKAQSFGLLFAMFNTETAPFNDVRVRQAFMYAIDMDKVIGTGMLDNATAASSFLPETHPNYHRAENVYGNDPEKAKALLAEAGLESVDITLMSTDHGWVKDVAPIIKESLDAVGFNTTLDIGQSGGQYVKVDAGEMQVMIAPGDPSVFGNDPDILMQWWFGDNIWPTTRYRWAESEGYAELTTLLNDALRLSGEEQQAKWNEAMDLISVEVPLYPLLHRQLPTAWSAEELEGFAPVPTTGLSFLDVGVKK, from the coding sequence ATGCGTATTGTCAAATTCGGCGTATCTCGTCGGGCCCTGTTCATGGCTGCGGGGGCGTTTGCCTCCATGTCCCTTCTCGGGATGAGCGCTGCAAAGGCGCAGGTCGCCACCGACAATATCGATCTCGATGCCACCATCCAGGCCGGCATCGCCTATGGCCTGTCCGGCACGTTCGACCCGCTCAGCGCCTCGGGTGCGGTCACGGTTGCTGCCAACTGGCACACGATGGAAGGCCTGGTTGATCTCGATCCGGTCACCCGCGAGCCCTATGCGGCTCTGGCTGCCGAAATGCCGACCAGCGCGGATGGCATCGAGTACATCGTCAAGCTTCGCGACGGCGCCGTCTTCCATGATGGCACCCCGGTGACCGCTGAAGACGTTGTCTACTCGGCCGAGCGCGTGCTCGACCCTGCGTCCAACTCGCTGTTCCGCTCTTTCGTGTCGTTCATCGACAAGGTCGAGGTTGTCGACGAGACCACGGTCAAGTTCACCAATAAATTCCCTTTCTCGCTGTTCAACGAGCGCATTGGTTCGATCAAGATCGTGCCCAAGGCTCTCGTTGAGGCGGATCCGGAAGCCTTCGGCAAGCTCCCGACCGGCACTGGCCCCTACAAGCTGATCTCGGCTGTTCCGGAAGCGGAAATCGTCTTCGAGCGTAACGAAGACTACACCGGCAACCGTCCGGCTCTGGCCGCCGACATGGTCTGGAACCTCATCGCTGACCCGACCGCTCGCGTGAACGCGCTGAACTCGGGCACCGTGATGGCGATCGAAGACGTGCCCTATATCGACGTCGACGCGGTTGCTGCCGTTGCCGAGCTCGAAAAGGCCCAGTCGTTTGGTCTGCTCTTCGCCATGTTCAACACCGAGACCGCACCGTTCAACGACGTGCGCGTCCGTCAGGCGTTCATGTACGCCATCGATATGGACAAGGTAATCGGCACCGGCATGCTGGATAACGCCACTGCGGCGAGCTCTTTCCTGCCCGAGACCCACCCGAACTACCATCGCGCCGAAAACGTCTACGGCAATGATCCGGAAAAGGCCAAGGCCCTCCTGGCTGAAGCTGGCCTCGAAAGCGTCGACATCACGCTGATGAGCACCGACCATGGTTGGGTCAAGGACGTGGCGCCGATCATCAAGGAATCCCTTGATGCCGTTGGCTTCAACACCACGCTCGATATCGGCCAGTCCGGTGGTCAGTATGTGAAGGTGGACGCTGGCGAGATGCAGGTGATGATTGCCCCCGGCGATCCGTCTGTGTTCGGCAACGACCCTGACATCCTGATGCAGTGGTGGTTTGGCGACAACATCTGGCCGACCACGCGCTACCGCTGGGCTGAAAGCGAAGGCTATGCCGAGCTGACGACCCTGCTCAACGACGCCCTGCGTCTGTCGGGTGAAGAGCAGCAGGCCAAGTGGAACGAAGCCATGGACCTGATCTCGGTCGAGGTTCCGCTCTATCCGCTGCTGCACCGTCAGCTGCCGACTGCCTGGAGCGCCGAAGAACTTGAAGGCTTTGCCCCGGTTCCAACGACTGGCCTCTCCTTCCTCGACGTTGGCGTCAAGAAATAA
- a CDS encoding GntR family transcriptional regulator, with amino-acid sequence MSGPIDSAQAQSRMLRSTTAEEIKRLILRSGLRPGDTIPTEIELCQELGVSRSSVREAIRTLATLDIVEVRHGLGTVVGNMSLAPLVETLVFRGVLSPGDDLEALREVVDLRCSFDLALADRVVEAHEGRVNTSMQALVDKMMDNASRGEPFLAEDRQFHSELLAPVGNQLAGQLVAAFWDIHSAVLPKLDLALPADIQITAKAHGDLLTAAQLGDREGYRRAVVDHYAPLMRMLNTRKTSNAQKVASAG; translated from the coding sequence ATGAGCGGACCGATCGACAGTGCACAGGCCCAGTCGCGCATGTTGCGCAGCACAACAGCCGAGGAAATCAAACGGCTGATTCTGCGCTCGGGACTGAGACCAGGCGATACGATCCCGACCGAAATCGAGCTTTGCCAGGAACTGGGCGTGTCGCGATCCTCGGTGCGCGAAGCCATCCGGACCCTCGCGACACTCGACATTGTTGAAGTGCGCCACGGCCTCGGCACGGTGGTCGGCAATATGAGCCTTGCACCGCTCGTCGAGACCCTCGTCTTCCGCGGCGTGCTTTCCCCGGGCGATGATCTTGAGGCCCTGCGGGAAGTGGTGGACCTGCGCTGCTCTTTCGACCTGGCGCTGGCCGACCGCGTGGTCGAAGCCCACGAGGGCCGGGTCAACACCAGTATGCAGGCACTGGTCGACAAGATGATGGACAATGCGTCACGCGGGGAACCCTTCCTCGCCGAGGACCGGCAATTCCACTCCGAACTCCTGGCGCCCGTCGGCAACCAGCTTGCCGGACAGCTCGTGGCAGCTTTTTGGGACATTCACTCGGCAGTGCTGCCCAAGCTCGACCTGGCGCTGCCCGCCGATATCCAGATCACAGCCAAGGCGCACGGCGATCTGCTGACCGCGGCCCAGCTGGGTGACCGCGAAGGCTATCGCCGCGCCGTTGTCGATCACTATGCCCCGCTGATGCGCATGCTGAACACACGCAAGACGTCGAACGCCCAGAAAGTGGCCAGCGCCGGCTGA
- a CDS encoding cytochrome c, whose translation MKRKLATVATLASLFIAGVSVTPTMAFQAAESTDAAVAEIDPAVMELGGTLYADNCAACHGENGDAERKFAGSQSLKHVVLIASQVIHGGEFMPKFDFLTDEEVAALGTYIRNSWGNTLGPVTAEEIAVYR comes from the coding sequence TTGAAGCGTAAGCTCGCAACCGTGGCCACTTTGGCCAGCCTTTTTATTGCTGGAGTTTCCGTTACTCCGACCATGGCCTTCCAGGCCGCAGAATCGACTGACGCCGCTGTTGCCGAGATCGATCCCGCAGTGATGGAACTTGGCGGCACACTGTATGCCGACAATTGCGCAGCCTGCCATGGCGAGAACGGTGACGCCGAGCGCAAGTTCGCCGGCAGCCAGAGCCTCAAGCACGTCGTTCTGATCGCGTCGCAGGTCATCCACGGCGGCGAATTCATGCCGAAGTTCGATTTCCTGACCGACGAAGAAGTCGCGGCTCTGGGCACCTACATCCGTAACTCCTGGGGCAACACCCTGGGCCCGGTTACGGCTGAAGAGATTGCTGTCTACCGTTAA
- a CDS encoding PQQ-binding-like beta-propeller repeat protein, whose amino-acid sequence MVLTAAPAMAQSDLLENMSPVTDEMIQNPDAGSWLSWRRTLDNQGFSPLDQINKDNVSDLQVVWSRGMTEGFQEAAPLVHDGVMFLPHPRDIIQALDATTGDLLWEYKREVPANAPMIITTRNIAIWDDLLVFSSKDNYLVALNAKTGQLAWETQLRDENTWAWSTPGPIIVNGKAISGRSCAQQPSGDTPVGGPETCYLTAHDMKTGEELWRFHTLPHGDMAGSESWNGVDDSLRHHVGSWISPSYDAELNLVYFGTSVTSPYSKFYFANFDSIEELDEQEFLYQTSTLALDADTGELKWYQQHIRDHWDLDHPFERILVDTAIAPNADEVRWINPAVTPGEERRVVTGIPGKTGIFYSIDAATGEFLWARETTYQNVISDIDTATGRASHPLDMIPTEIGQSLLVCPSDAGGKRWFTSAYSPLTNAIYSPLANFCMQSVTLPNDIRLSPDVLAPGTSVVGRLNAISVETGEELWSLDQEDFTTSLLATQGGLLFGGDTNRRFRAYDQTNGEVLFESIVPSAVGGVPITYAVGDRQYVAVPVGSWLDMTPYVDNIPRDIPMGGNAIVVYALPQK is encoded by the coding sequence TTGGTCCTGACGGCTGCGCCGGCGATGGCGCAGTCGGATCTGCTGGAGAACATGTCTCCGGTTACCGACGAAATGATTCAGAACCCGGATGCAGGTTCCTGGCTCAGCTGGCGCCGTACGCTGGACAACCAGGGCTTCAGCCCGCTTGACCAGATCAACAAGGACAACGTCTCCGACCTGCAGGTTGTCTGGTCCCGCGGCATGACCGAGGGTTTCCAGGAAGCCGCTCCGCTCGTCCATGACGGCGTGATGTTCCTGCCCCACCCGCGCGACATCATCCAGGCTCTGGATGCGACGACCGGTGACCTGCTCTGGGAATACAAGCGTGAAGTCCCGGCCAACGCGCCGATGATCATCACCACCCGCAACATTGCGATCTGGGACGACCTGCTCGTCTTCAGCTCCAAGGACAACTACCTGGTTGCCCTCAATGCGAAGACCGGCCAGCTGGCCTGGGAAACGCAGCTGCGTGACGAAAACACCTGGGCGTGGTCCACGCCTGGTCCGATCATCGTCAACGGCAAGGCAATTTCCGGTCGTTCGTGCGCTCAGCAGCCGAGCGGCGACACCCCAGTTGGTGGCCCGGAAACCTGCTACCTCACCGCTCACGACATGAAGACCGGTGAAGAGCTGTGGCGCTTCCACACCCTGCCGCATGGCGACATGGCCGGCAGCGAAAGCTGGAACGGCGTTGACGACAGCCTGCGCCACCACGTTGGCAGCTGGATCTCGCCGTCCTACGACGCCGAGCTGAACCTTGTGTACTTCGGCACCTCGGTGACCTCGCCGTACTCGAAGTTCTACTTCGCCAACTTCGACAGCATCGAAGAGCTGGATGAGCAGGAATTCCTGTACCAGACCTCGACCCTGGCCCTTGACGCCGACACCGGCGAACTCAAGTGGTACCAGCAGCACATCCGCGACCACTGGGATCTCGACCATCCGTTCGAGCGTATCCTCGTGGACACCGCGATTGCACCGAACGCTGACGAAGTGCGTTGGATCAACCCGGCCGTCACCCCTGGTGAAGAGCGTCGCGTCGTGACCGGTATCCCGGGCAAGACCGGCATCTTCTACTCGATCGACGCTGCAACCGGTGAGTTCCTCTGGGCTCGCGAGACGACCTATCAGAACGTTATCTCTGATATCGACACCGCAACCGGCCGCGCATCGCATCCGCTCGACATGATCCCGACCGAAATCGGCCAGTCGCTGCTCGTTTGCCCGTCTGACGCCGGTGGCAAGCGCTGGTTCACCAGTGCCTACAGCCCGCTGACCAATGCGATCTACTCGCCGCTGGCGAACTTCTGCATGCAGTCCGTGACCCTGCCGAACGACATCCGTCTGTCGCCAGACGTGCTCGCACCGGGCACCAGCGTTGTTGGCCGTCTGAATGCCATCAGCGTCGAGACCGGTGAAGAGCTCTGGAGCCTCGATCAGGAAGACTTCACCACGTCGCTGCTCGCGACCCAGGGTGGCCTGCTGTTCGGTGGTGACACCAACCGTCGCTTCCGCGCTTACGACCAGACCAACGGCGAAGTGCTGTTCGAGTCGATCGTTCCGTCCGCCGTCGGTGGCGTTCCGATCACCTACGCAGTCGGCGATCGTCAGTATGTCGCTGTCCCCGTCGGTTCGTGGCTCGATATGACGCCATATGTCGACAATATCCCGCGTGACATCCCGATGGGCGGCAACGCCATCGTCGTCTACGCCCTGCCGCAGAAGTAA